The sequence AGAGGTTGTCACAGATTTGTTTCAGAATCACAAAAACAAGTAACGGTTTTTATTTGGTAATGCCAATAACACCACATGCAAGACGTCCTCCAGCATTTCCAGTCTTAGTGCTTTCCTCATTGCCACCTTTCCCCAAATCATCTGCCTTTTCATGAAcctttgttaacaaaaaataataaggaAAGGTAGCAGAGAAAGTTTGTCCCATACAACAAGTCAGTAACAAATGAACAATACCACtgactaccgtatttacccatgtataagtctATCCTGTGTataagcccccccccccccccgccccccattttggagccaaaaactAAGTTTTTCCTATTTCTTGGTATGAATTTTCtcgaaaaacttatcttttacctttaaattttctttcaggtacgcTACggttacacaaaaaatttgtcctgaacttttttttgaTCCATGTATAAGTAAGGgtgattttttggacagatttttaggctgtaaatggtcgacttatacacagggAAATACGGTATTAACACCAACATTAAGAGTGTTTAGAATCTTCACTAGTTATGTCACAATGTCTCAATAATAATGGTTTGTTCCTCACCACAATGGTTCGTCCAACCACAGAGTCCTTTCCAACAAGAGAAACTAATTTGTCTGTCATGTCAACTTTGGCTACACCTTGCTCATTTGCAATAATGTTGCCAAGGTCTCCATGATGACTGTGGAGGCAAAGAAATGGCATTCACATTAAAAAcacaaaaccaaagaaaaacaggaataaataatttttaacaGATGGTGTAATGGCTGCATGACTTGATTAGTGCTCATGACATaaattataattttgtttttcactggcTTGGTATGTGTAATAAATGGATTGAGACCAGAATTTTGCTCTAAAAAAATTGGTGTATTTTCTCACACTCATAACATGCCAATTTCAGCTTAAAACAGGACTCTTTTTGAGCGAAAACATACTTTTAGTGAAAAAGGCATATTTTAAGATTTTCAACAACTTTTCATTATCAAACTTACATAAATTTCaattataaaaaataaaattaaaatgctTGTGTCAAATTTAAGTTCATTTTACGCAAACTGTGGAAATGATATTTTCAATACCGTTCCTCGTCTACTGGGCCTCCATGCAGTTTCCCTTCTGGGTTGAAATGAGGACCAGCACTTGTACAACCTAGAAATACAACCAAGAGatgatttgtttttcaatttctttccaaGAATTACTAGAAGATACAAAAAAGAGCAAGGGCttcttgtggaaaaaaaaaaactgtatgtACCAACTACAATTATGATTATCTTCTCTCACCAACCTTATGTTTAGTGCTCTGTCaaatattatataataacccaagtaattctcgcattctgattggttctcgcctatgatctattagaggacagacgcacagatgacgacagcgctcgattgaagtttttttgaattttgaatttgaaccaatcacaattctttgctaagcatagcaaccaatcagttcgcttaaTTTCTTATAAACAtgagatcacgtcagtgctattttcgtgtctgtcaaagtggcgaaatttgaaataaaagggcattttttccgtgtattttaatttttttattatataacacaaatagattccatgttgccgtgcgtctgttcagtaatagatcacagaggacgtcaaaatgtggtaagaacatcagtgacacactcggctgcgcctcgtgtgccacttttttgttcttaccacattctgacgtcatctgtgatctattactgaacagacgcacggcaacatggaatctatttgctattatataataacccatgtaattctcgcattctaattggttctcgcctatgatctattagagaacagacgcacagatgacgaaagcgctcgattcaagtttttttaaaattttttgaattttgaatttgaaccaatcacaattctttgctaggcatagcaaccaatcagttcgcttcattttttatagacataagatcacgtcagtgctgttttcgtgtctgtcaaagtggcgaaatttgaaataaaagggcatttttcccgtgtattttaatttttttattatataaaacaaatagattccatgttgccg is a genomic window of Acropora muricata isolate sample 2 chromosome 8, ASM3666990v1, whole genome shotgun sequence containing:
- the LOC136925046 gene encoding superoxide dismutase [Cu-Zn]-like, whose protein sequence is MTEVCLTGVDLSFCPRFLDQRIMAGQKAVCVLLESKSKEVKGVINFEQKQGECRIYGELTGLTPGKHGFHVHQFGDGTNGCTSAGPHFNPEGKLHGGPVDEERHHGDLGNIIANEQGVAKVDMTDKLVSLVGKDSVVGRTIVVHEKADDLGKGGNEESTKTGNAGGRLACGVIGITK